The genomic interval CCTTTTTAGTAGTAATTACAATAACACCATTTGCTGCTCTAGAACCGTAAATTGCAGTTGAAGAGGCGTCTTTTAAAACTTCTATACTTTCTATATCTTGTGGATTTATAAAGTTTAACGGATTAGTAGCAATACCATTACCAGAATTATCTAATGCAAAACCATCTACAATATAAAGTGGAGTAGTACCAGAACGTAAACTACCAACACCTCTAATAACAATATCTTGTGTAGCACCAGGCTCACCACTAGAAGAAGATACGTTTACACCAGCAACTTTACCCTGTAAAAGCTGACCCGCATTTGCAACAACTCCTTGGTTAAAATCTTCACTTTTTACAGAAGAAATTGCTCCAGTTACATCAGATCTTTTTTGAGATCCATAACCTACAATAACAACCTCATCCAAAGAGTTTGCTTCTTCTTTTAAAATGATATTTAATTTTTGGTTTCCAGCATAAAGAACTTCTTTAGTCTCATAACCTAAATATGAAAATATTAAAACGCCATTTTCATCATTTAAATTGATAGAGAATACTCCATCAAAATCTGTTATAGTTCCTGTATTAAGCTGTCCTTTTAAAACAACAGAAACATTAGGTATTGGTATTCCATCTGCATCAGAAACTACGGTTCCAGACACGTTAACTTGCGCAATAGAATAGGAAGTAAAACCTAATGCAAGTATTAAAATTAAATAAATTTTTTTCATCTAGTTTGATTTTTAAATTGTGGTAAAACTAATTTACAGAAAGTGTTGGTTGGGGTGTTTTTGTTTCATCAAAGAGTATTAATCGTTCAAATCAGCATAGAAAAGAAGCAGATTAGGTGTGTTTTCGTTACAGTAACAATTAGCTAACGTTAAGAAAATCCTATAGCAACAAACGGTTTAGCTAAATTGATCTTTAAACTCTTTAGGACTTTTACCAAAATGCTTTTTAAATGCTTTTCCAAAATATTTTGGATCGTTATAACCGCACTCAAAACTTATTTCAGAGATATTTAATTTTTTAGTTTTTAACAAAGCTTCTGCTTTTTGTAATCTAAGAGACATAATTACATCTGAAGGAGATTGTTTTAACCGCTCTTTAAATAATCGATAACACTTTACCCTAGAAACATCTAATAAGTCTACCAACATTTCTACATTAAAAGAAGAGTTATGTAATTCTTTCTTTATAACTTCTAAACTCTTTTTTAATAATTTATCATTAGCCGTTAAAACAAGATCTTTACCTGTTAAAATGTCGAATATTTTTTCTTGAAATTTATTCTCTTCAGTAGAAACATATTTTCTATTTATTAAAGAGTCTATTTTCTTTTGAATAAAAGATTCACTTACCGGAAGCTGAATAAGAGTGTCTACACCAAACTCAATCGATTGTTCTCTTAGTTCGTAATTAATATCTTCTGATATATAAATTATAGCGATTTTCTTGTTTTTTGTTGCATCAGAATTATTGATAAAATATAAAAGATCTTTAGAGAAAGAAACTTGATAGATTACAATAATATGTATCTGAATTTGTTTGGTAATCGAGTTTAAATTATTTGCAGAGTTTTCAAAAATTAAATTATAATTATTATGTTCTAAAATTTGATTTGCAGCTGCAAAATTTTCTTCATCACTAAAGATTAATACATTTTTTTTGTCTGCAGATAAATTTTCTTGTTGATTAAAATGTTTCCACGAAATAGTTTCTATAGACTTATCCTTCGGGTTTATTTTGGTAATTGGTATTTGTAATGCTACCTTAAATTCTTGGTCTAAATTATAATTGATAAGTTTTCCTTTTAAATCACCCAAAAGAGTTTGTAACGCTTTAAAATAAGGACTGTAATGTAAAACACTGTACCAATTGTTTTTTAGAAGATCACTATTAGATGAAATTTCTATAACCACAAAAGAATTCTTATAATTAATTTTTAAGTTTAACTTACTGCCATTATCTGAGTATTTATTAATGTCATTAAAAAAGTATTGTAGCATTAATCGAAAACGTAAAACATCTATTTCTACCCAATTAATAGAAGTGTCTATATTAAAATTAAAATCTACTTTATTAGTTTGTAAAGATTCCTCCAACTTATTAATACTGTTCTTTAAAACCGGAAATAAATTAATTACAGAAGTCTTTATAGCTCCAATTTCTTTTACGTGGCTTAGATAATTCCATTCAGAAATTAGATTTACCATTTTGTTAGACTCTTCTAAAATAGTTTTTTTATCATCAGAATTTTCTGACAAACAACTTGCAGTTTTTAAAATTTTAGAAACTGGTTCTTGAAACTCTGATAAAACAAATGTTTTAAATTTTTCGACTTCAAAATCTTCATTTTTAAGATTGTTATGTAGTTTTAAAAGTGTCTCTTTTTGACGTAAGATTTCTTTATTTTTTTCATCTAATTGATTGTTAATAACCTCTAAATCTTTTTTTTGATTTTCGATAACATTTGTACGAATTAAAATCTTTTTTTCTAGGTTTTTTTGAAGTGATTTTGTTCTTAAATTCTTAAGATAGATAAGTATTATTGCTGTAATTAATATAAATACAGATAAGAGCACATAAAATAAGTTCGTTTTATAAAAAGCCTTTTTTATTTGTAAGGAGAAAAGTAATTCTTCTTCATTTTCTTTACCTTCTTTAAGTAAAAAATTATAACTTCTAGAAGTTAAATTTTGATATTTTATCTTGTTATCAATATCTAATAAAGTCCAATTACTATCTAAGCCCTCTAATTTATAATAGATATTTTTTTCTGTTTTTTTGGGGAATCTAATCGGAATTAAATCAATACTAATTTGATTTTCATTATGGCTTTTTATAATATTTGGAGAGAAGTTTTCATTATCATCAACCAGTAATTTAATTTTTGCCTTAGTGTTATTAAACTGAATATTGCTAGGATTAAAATAATTTAAACCATTAATTCCACCAAAAAACAAATCACCCTTAGCATCTTGATAATAAGCACCTTCAGAAAATTCAGAAACTTGCCAACCTCCTTTGGGATGAAAAGTTTTTACTTCAAAACTTTTTTTATCAATCACAACAATTCCCTTTGTGGTACTTAACCAAACTTGCTCTTTATGATCTAAAACACCGTAAATTAATTGGCTAGGTAAACCTTCTTTTTCTGTAATATTCTTAATAATTCCTTTTTCTTTACTAAAAACACTTAATCCACCAAGTGATGCAATCCAATAATAATTTGTTTTTTCATCTTTATAAACAGCATAAATACTATTACTTAAAAGACCTTTATTAGTATTTATAGATTGTAATTCGCCATTTTTAATATCAATTAATTTTAAACCTTTATTATTAGATTTTAATGTGTTTTTTTGCTCTTTATGATAATGAGAAAGGTTATTTTGGGTTTCTATTGTTTTTAATTTTCCTTTGCTAATATCTAATAATTGCAGCCCATTATTTTCTGTAGCAAGAATAAGCTCGCTATCTATCAATTTTAAATTTCTTATATGATATTTACGAATTAATTCTTGACCAATAAAAGACTCAAAATTATTTGTGTTTAGATTAAATTTAGCAACTCCACCCCAGCAAGCAACCCATAATTGTTTATTACTATCTTCGTAAATAGAATAATTTCTATTGTTAGGTATGTTTTTATTATTCTTAGAATTATATAAATTATAATCTCCATTTTTTTCTATTCTGATAATTCCAGCATAAGTTCCTGCCCAAATAGTTCCATCAGAAGCGGTAAACAAAGACCTTATACGCTTCCAATCTGGTTCATTGGTAGCTTCTTTGATTTTAAATTCTTTGTAGTTTTTAGAAGTAGAATTGTAATTATATAGTCCTTTTGTGTAATAACCTAACCAAAGTTTCCCTTGTAGGTCTTTGGTAATTGCACGTAAAGTTTCATTAGGAATGTTAGGAGAATTTATTGGGTGAGGTGCAATAGATGCTATTTTATCAGAATTAGAGTAAGCCATACTAATTCCACCATCTTTTAAACCAAGCCAAATGTTTCCAAAATAATCTTCGTGTAAAGTTTCTACTTCATTACTTTTAAAACTTTCTTTAGAATAAGGGTCTTTTGTGTAATTTTCTATATGATATTTATTGGCTTTGTCTAATATATTTTTAATGATGAATAAACCATTTTTACGAGTGGCATACCAAATATTACCTGTTTTATCTTTTAAAACATCATTAATAATAAGTTTTGGGTATTTTGTTAAAAGAATGTTGTTTAAAGCGTTGTTGTTTATTTTTGATGTTAGTCTATTAATTTCTTGAAATTGACCAGCAACAAATTCGTAACAGCTATTTTGAGTGTGAATTAAAATATTACCATTTTTTGTAACAGAAATATCATTTGGTTTGTTCTTAAAAGTGTAATTTTTAAACTTTTTATTACCTAAATATCTGCTTATTTTAGCATCTTCTGTAATAATCCAAATTGTACCTTTTATATCCTGTTTAACTTTAGCGATGTAATTACCAGCAATAGAATTATTGTTATTAATGTCATGTTTAAAGGAAGTAAATGTATATCCATCAAAATAATTTAAACCATCCCAAGTTGCAACCCACAAACCTCCATTAATATCATTTTCGATATCTTTTACAGAATTATTAGACAACCCCTCGTTTATCGAAAAATTATCAAATTTAATTTGTTGACCAAAAGTTTGTAATGTTATAAAAAAAACGAATAATACTACTCTTGTCATAGTGTACATTTAAACCCACAAGAATATACTTTTAAGATTACCTTAATATAAATATTAGGTTAAGTAAATAAAAACTATATTATTTAACGATTCAAAATGAACGTCAGTAAAATGAAGAGCACTTATGTACTATGAAAACACATTCAAATTTAGCACTAAAATGGAATATCTACACTAATCATATAGAACATACATCATTAGTTCTAAATAAATAATCGTAGTGAAAATAATTCTATACATCCGAATTAATAATAAAACACCATTAACATCTTAACTATAAATAAAAAAACCTCAGCTATAAAGCTGAGGTTTTCTCTTATTGTACAGGCGGAGAGACTCGAACTCTCACACCTCGCGGCACTAGATCCTAAGTCTAGCGAATTACAAATCCACAGAGACTACCAAAGTATCAATACACCATAAAACCTATGCAATTAAAGACTTATAGAGTTTTAAGGATTCACTAAAAATCATAGAATGTCAAAAAAAGTGTTACCTATGTGTTACCTAAATTACTTATCTTTGAAAAAAAAATCAAGCGATGAGTACTTTAAAAACTGTTTTACATCCAAAAAAAGATAACAATGGAAATACTATTTTCAGATTAACTATACGTCTTACAGTTAACCGAAAACGTTCTTACCTTCAGTTATTACAAAACATTGCCCCTGAACACTGGGATGCTCATGCTGAAAAATTAAATACAAAACACCCAAAACACAAACAACTTAACCGATTAATTAGGAAAAAGTACGGAGAAATAGAAGATTATATTTTAGAAATGGATTCTACTAATAAAAGCTATACAGCTATTCAAGTAATGGATGCTATTAAAAATAATAAGGAGAAACAAACTTTTTTTGAACTAGCAAAAGAACATATAGAAGACTTAACCAAATTAGAAAAGCATAATAGAGCAGTATCAGATCAAAGTAAAATTAATAGAATCAAAGAATTTGCAAAGAATGAAAATTTATCCTTTGAAGAAATTGATGAATATTTTCTCAAAAAACTAAAAATTCACCTTGCAGGTATTGGGACTATTTCTGAAAGGTCGATAATGAATATTTACGTTTTAATACGATTACTATATAATAATGGAATAAGGAAGAACTTAGTAGATCAAAAATTCTACCCTTTTGGCAAGGGTAAAATAAAAATAAAATATCCTGAAACGATAAAGATTGGACTTGATGAAATGGAAATTCGTAAAATTAAAGAATTAGATTTATCACAATATCCTGAAATTTCTAAAACAAGAGATGTTTTTTTGTTCTCGTTTTATTTAGCAGGGATCAGGATAGGAGACGTATTAAGTATGAAATGGAAAGATGTTGTAGATGATAGGGTTTATTACAAAATGGGAAAAAACAACAAAACGGTATCTCTTAAAACTCCTGCTCAAATAACCGAAATATTATCACACTATAAACAAGATAAAGTTTCTAACTCCGATTATATTTTCCCACACTTTAAGAACGTATCTAAAAAGAACTCAGAAAAAGTTTTAAAAAAGGATTCTAAGAAGGAATCAAAGAAAATATATACAGCTACAAAAACCCAAACCAAAAAATTAAATGCAAATTTAAAAAAACTTGGTATTATGGCTGAAATTGACAAAAAAATCACAAATCATATTGCTCGTCATTCTTTTGGAAATATAGCTGGTGATAAAGTTTCACCTCAAATGCTTCAAAAACTGTATCGTCACACACACCTTAGTACAACAATCGGATATCAGGGTAATTTTATTCATAAAAGCGCTGATGATGCTTTAGATTCAATAATAACTTTTTAAAAAAAGCGACGAAAAATTTAAAAATTTATGATGTATTTTAAAACAATTACAGATTGTATTCTTAGTATAAAGGATGATTTAAAAGTATTACAAATTAAAAGTATAAGAATAACTGATTTAGAGAATTTTCAAAAATTTTGTTATATTTTTTCTGCTGATAAGTTTAGAGGCTCTATTAGAGAATATAGAGATACTAACGGAAGAGAAAACTTAAAGCAGGAATTAAGGTTAATTTTGTCAGCAATTAAAGATTACTCAAAATTTTATAGCGAGAATCAAATAAGCTTAAATTCAATAGATACTATATATTTACTAAAAACCTTAATAAAACCAATAGAGTTACAAGAAACACTTGCATATAGAAAACAAATACCAACCAATAAATCTATAACTAAATTAACAGGAGATTACGAAAACATGTCTCTTAGACTTTCTGACAAACACCCCGAAATAATAGCTATTTTAAAAAAGATACAAATCTTAAAGAAAGAAAAAGAAGGACTATTAAACATTTATAATGAATGGATTGAAGAACGTAAAACGCTTGAAAGAAAATACTACAATCTCTTAGGTTTCAATTTTTACAATCTTTTACTAAACTTAGAGGCAATAGAAAATATTATAGAACAAGACTACTTAGAAAACATAGAATTACTTAGTTTAAATTTCAATAATGACTTATTAGAAATGATAAACGAATATTTCACCCCACCCCTAACAGCTGTTTCTGCTAAAGATTTTTTCAACGAAATCCAATTATCTGGAATAAAACTGGAAATGAAAAAAATGTCAGATACAAAGTTCTATTTTTTTGTAGATTGTCTTTCCAAGACAATTAAAGGTGAAAATCACAAGGAAATATGGATTAAAGAAATTTTAGATTACTTTGAAAAAGATAGAGGCGTTTTTGACAAAAAGAAAACCTTTGAAAAAACCAAATATGATGGATTAAAAGGAATCGATAAAATCCAGAATAATTTTGCATATAAATTATTGAATGCTATTCAGAAAGTTTAATAGATATTAAAAATTCTATAAATATTAGTTTTGATTAAAAAGTGATGTTAATGAGCGTCTATTAAATACTAAAACTAAATCACCACCATAATTATTTTTCCAAGAACTACAATAGACTGTCATTTAACCTATTATAGCCAAAAATAAAAACACCCTCACCATTTCAACACTTTAATTCCTGTCTAATTTTACAGTATTCGAATGTAACAACCGATGTACACGGTTAAGTTTAATACAACAAATTAGATATTATGAATTTAGAAATATTAAGAGTCAAACTACTCATCCAAATGACAGGAGAAGAGTTTATATTCCTACAAAACAATTTAAACAACGAAGTACCTTTAAAAAATGTTCAACCTGAAAAAAAGGAAAAACATGTATTTGGTATACTAGGCATTGCAAAACTTTTCGGCTGTAGTAAATCCTCAGCAAACAGAATTAAAAAATCAGGAATTATTGATGAAGCCATTATACAAAATGGTCGTAAAATTATTGTTGATACTGAACTAGCATTAGAACTTATGAAGGAATCTAAATAAAAAAAGCAACGAGGTACGAACTCACTGCTTTATAATATTTTCAAAAAAAAAAAACAATATTAACTACCGTATTGTCATGAGACAAATATACGGTTTAAAACTCTATTTACAAAAATGGACAATGAAGAACTATACATAAATAATAAATTAATAAAGAACACTACAGTGTATGATACGATTCATAAATATGTGAACGGTAGATATGAAATCGTACTTAATATAATAACATACGAATTACTAATTAGGTACAAAGGCTCTAAAGAATGGGAAGTTCTCAATGAAAAATCTTTAATGATTGAACTAACCAAAAAGAAAATTAAATTTAAAAAATTTGAATTAGAAACATATTTAGGTTCTAATTATATAAAACAAATTAACCCATTAAAGCAATACTTTAATAATCTTAATAAATGGGATGGAGTAGATCATATTAAAAACCTAACCTCATATATACCAACTGATGATAATGTGTTTTTTGAATATCACTTAAAAAAATGGCTTGTAAGAAGTATAAAAACTGCATTGGAAGAAAACTTCTACAACAAGCAATGTCTTGTGTTTCTTCAGGAAAAACAAAACTCTGGAAAGAGCAGTCTATGTAGGTTTATTTGTCCGCCTGAATTAAAAAAACATATCGCAGAGAACATCAGTGATGATAAAGATGGATTAATCCAACTGTGTAAAAACCTCTTAATCAATCTAGATGAAATAGATAAACTTTCGATAAAATACATAAACGCCTATAAATCGATGTTTTCAAAAACACACATAAACATTAGGCTACCGTACGCAAAAAACAATTCACATCAGACCCGAAATTGCTCCTTTATAGGCTCAACTAACCTCATAAATTTTTTAAGAGATGAAACAGGTAATGTTAGATGGGTTTGCATAGAACTCATAGGACAAATTGATTTTAATTACTCAAAAGACATCGATATCAATAAAGTTTGGGAGCAAGCTTTTCATCTAGCTTACAAGGACAAAAGTTTTAATTGTGATTTAACTGTGAATGACATAAAAGAAAATGAAAAAAGGAATGAAAACTATAAGCACACAACTATCGAAGAAGAGTTAATAAATCAACTGTTTGAAAAATCTGACAATAAAGATGATTTTATGACAACCACAACAATTACAATGATAATTAAGAAAGAGTATTCATCCGTAAGTCACATAACGATTGGTAAAATTTTAAGAAAGTTAAATTTTAAGAGAGTTAACAGCAGAACCACAGGAGTAAAAGGATACTTAATTCAGTTAAGAAAAAAATAAAAGTTTTCATCAAATTATCTTACCCATCTTACCTATTTCATAAAAAAGGTAAGATGGGTAAGATAAAAACCACAAAAAAATAAAAAAATGAATTGTAAAATAGCTAAAACTATAGAAATGAATTCTTATATATTCAAACAGGGGTTTAGGGTTGGTAAAAAAACTACAAAAGACGTTTGGTATTACTCTCCTTTTAGGAATAACGAAAAAACACCTTCTTTTAAAATTGATATTACTAAAAACGTCTGGTATGATTTTGCAGAAGGAGTTGGAGGCACAATAATTGACTTTGTAATGAAATACAATAATTGTTCAATTAAAGAAGCCTTAGTCATTTTATCTGAAGATACTTTTCTTATTCACCAGCAAAAAAAACAAATTAAGAACGAGACAAACCCCACCTACTCTATTAAAAAAGTAACTGAATTAACAAATCAAAAGTTATTGGATTATTTAAGCAATAGGAAAATCAATTTGAAATTTGCTAAAAAATTTTGTTTTCAAGTTCATTACTCTTTTTCTAATGGAAAAGAATTGTACGGAATTGGTTTTATGAATGATATGGGCGGATTAGAAATTAGAAATAAATTTTTTAAAGGTTGCTTAGGTAAAAAAGAAATAACAACCATAAATAATAATTCTGATGTCGTTTCATTATTTGAATCTTCGTCGGATTTCCTTTCTTATCTCACCTTGAAAAAAGAAATTCCAAAAGAGAATTTCATCATACTTAACTCTACTTCTTTAGTGAAAAAGACGATTGGTTTACTAGATAATTATGCTTTAATAAAACTGTTTTTTGATAATGATGAAAGTGGAAATAAAGCTACAGATTTTCTATTAGAAAATATAAATAGTAAAATCATAGACAATAGAGTCTATTATAAAAAACATAATGACCTAAATCACTATTTAGCGCATCGAAATTAAAGCAGTCAGTTCTTAGCAAGGTGTGATTAACGTGCTCACTTCGTGCACTTTTAATCAAATCTTGCTATTCGCATAAAAATGCTCATAGAAAAAAACAAACTAAAGAAATATAAAATAATGAATAATCAAAATAAGACTAGAATAGTATTCTATTTAGATTTTAATGATAAAATTCTACTAAATAATCAATGTGAATTATTACAAGTTAAAGCCTCTTTCTACATCCGACAATGTGTTCTCGAAAAATTAGGTAAACCAATTTTAGAAGTAAAACAAAAACACTTAGAGACCAAAAATTACACATTACAACTTTATAAAATAGGTAATAATTTGAATCAAATCTCTCGAAAATTAAATTCAGGAATCAAGTTAAAATTAACAGATGAAGATTTGATAATAAATGATATTGAAGAATTAAAAAAACACATTATTGATATACAATCTAAACTTAACTAATATGGAAGAAAACAAAAAAGTATTGTATTTAATGCAAAACGTATGTGACAAATTAGACGCTCTATCTGGTAACGTTAATATTATTAGTGATAGTCAAGTTGAATGCGAAACTTTCGCGGAATTCATTGAATTAGAAGAACGAATAGTTTCTAATCAAAATATGCTAATTAAAAGTCAAACAACTATGAATTCTCATATAATAGATTTAGAAAAAAAAATAGAATTATTAGGTAATAAACCAAAGGTAATTCATCAAAAAAAAGAATATTATTTGTTTGGAAAGGACACCCCGTTTTCATCTAAGCTTTTACTTATTACTATCGCTTTTATTTTTATAGCATCTTCTGGATTTAAATATATACCGATTTATTTAACAGAAAATAGTGCTATTAAAACAGAAAGAGATGAATATGAGTTGTTCTATCAGTATGTTTTTTTAGATGCTTACTCTAAAAATAATAAAATATCTAAAAATATTGTTTCAACTCTAAATGATATTCAGCAAAAAGATACGGTATTATTACAGTACGTGCATAAACTAAGCAAACAATACAATACTCAACTACAAAAAGAAGCCTTAGAAAAACAATTAGAGAATTTAGATAAAGAAAGATGATAACAAAACTACAAAGTATTTCTTTCACAAAGAACGCTTTACTATACTGTGAAAAAGGGGGTGAAGTCTTAACTACTAATAAATGTTTTGGAAGTGCAAATGATATTTATAATCAAATAAAAGAAAAAGAAGCACAGAATGATAGATGCACTAATAAAACGTTTCATATAAAAATTAGAGCAGCTCCAGAAGACAAAGGAAAGTTAAACAACCAAGATTGGATTGATATTGCTAATAAATATGCTCTAAAAATAGGTTTTCAAGATAATATGTTTGCAGTTTACCTACATGAAAAAAATACAGATAAAGAACACGTTCACATAGTAAGCACAAGGATTGGTGATGATAATTTAGCTATCTCAAATAGCTTTACACATTATAAAAGTCAAGATTTCTCTAGAGTTATTGAAAAAGAATATAACTTACGAAAAGTGGGTAGAAAGCTTGAAGCATTAAAAATGAATCAAGAATTTATGCCTAACAACAAACATACTACAGACCTTAAAGAAGCTGTTTTTTCTGCAATAGATATTTCAGACAGTATTGAAGATGTTGTTTTTATCCTTAAAAATAAAAATATACAAACTAAAATAGGTCGTGGTATTTCTTTTACTGATGCTAAGGGAGTAAGAAAAAAAGGTTCTGAAATAGACAGAAAACTATCTTTAAAAGGAATTGAAAAGCTATTGTCTTATGAAGAACAAGAAAAACAGATAAATAAAAAAAATAGAGGTTTTAAAAGGTGATTTTTTAATAGAGAAAGAACAATGTATAAAGCTATAAATGTAGACTTATAGCTTTATATTTTTATAATTATCACTTTGTATATTTATATAAAAACATACTTATACTTTTATATAAAAAGACAAACTGTACATGACGCCTGCCGCTGAGGCTCATTTTAAAGATCAGTTGATTTTTTTAACGCTTGCTTGAGAAAAAAAAACCAACAGATCTTTAAAACGGAATAGTAAATTAAAAAAATTTGATTTTTTTAAAAAACTTAAATTTTAAAATAACTATAGTTATAAGTTGGTTCATTGCTTAAAAAGGGTATTAATTTATAGAATAGGATCTATAGTTTATAGTTTTTGATAGCAAGTTTTTAATAACTTTACATTGCTATGAAAAAAATTAATTTAACAGTACTAATATGTACTTTTATTCTTCTTTTCTGTACTTGTAAAAATTCAGCAGATCAATCTTTAAGTTTTGCTTTAAATTTATCTGGAGAAAACAGATTAGAATTAGAAAAAGTATTAACTCATTACAAGTCTAA from Polaribacter sejongensis carries:
- the mobC gene encoding plasmid mobilization relaxosome protein MobC, which encodes MLIEKNKLKKYKIMNNQNKTRIVFYLDFNDKILLNNQCELLQVKASFYIRQCVLEKLGKPILEVKQKHLETKNYTLQLYKIGNNLNQISRKLNSGIKLKLTDEDLIINDIEELKKHIIDIQSKLN
- a CDS encoding two-component regulator propeller domain-containing protein: MTRVVLFVFFITLQTFGQQIKFDNFSINEGLSNNSVKDIENDINGGLWVATWDGLNYFDGYTFTSFKHDINNNNSIAGNYIAKVKQDIKGTIWIITEDAKISRYLGNKKFKNYTFKNKPNDISVTKNGNILIHTQNSCYEFVAGQFQEINRLTSKINNNALNNILLTKYPKLIINDVLKDKTGNIWYATRKNGLFIIKNILDKANKYHIENYTKDPYSKESFKSNEVETLHEDYFGNIWLGLKDGGISMAYSNSDKIASIAPHPINSPNIPNETLRAITKDLQGKLWLGYYTKGLYNYNSTSKNYKEFKIKEATNEPDWKRIRSLFTASDGTIWAGTYAGIIRIEKNGDYNLYNSKNNKNIPNNRNYSIYEDSNKQLWVACWGGVAKFNLNTNNFESFIGQELIRKYHIRNLKLIDSELILATENNGLQLLDISKGKLKTIETQNNLSHYHKEQKNTLKSNNKGLKLIDIKNGELQSINTNKGLLSNSIYAVYKDEKTNYYWIASLGGLSVFSKEKGIIKNITEKEGLPSQLIYGVLDHKEQVWLSTTKGIVVIDKKSFEVKTFHPKGGWQVSEFSEGAYYQDAKGDLFFGGINGLNYFNPSNIQFNNTKAKIKLLVDDNENFSPNIIKSHNENQISIDLIPIRFPKKTEKNIYYKLEGLDSNWTLLDIDNKIKYQNLTSRSYNFLLKEGKENEEELLFSLQIKKAFYKTNLFYVLLSVFILITAIILIYLKNLRTKSLQKNLEKKILIRTNVIENQKKDLEVINNQLDEKNKEILRQKETLLKLHNNLKNEDFEVEKFKTFVLSEFQEPVSKILKTASCLSENSDDKKTILEESNKMVNLISEWNYLSHVKEIGAIKTSVINLFPVLKNSINKLEESLQTNKVDFNFNIDTSINWVEIDVLRFRLMLQYFFNDINKYSDNGSKLNLKINYKNSFVVIEISSNSDLLKNNWYSVLHYSPYFKALQTLLGDLKGKLINYNLDQEFKVALQIPITKINPKDKSIETISWKHFNQQENLSADKKNVLIFSDEENFAAANQILEHNNYNLIFENSANNLNSITKQIQIHIIVIYQVSFSKDLLYFINNSDATKNKKIAIIYISEDINYELREQSIEFGVDTLIQLPVSESFIQKKIDSLINRKYVSTEENKFQEKIFDILTGKDLVLTANDKLLKKSLEVIKKELHNSSFNVEMLVDLLDVSRVKCYRLFKERLKQSPSDVIMSLRLQKAEALLKTKKLNISEISFECGYNDPKYFGKAFKKHFGKSPKEFKDQFS
- a CDS encoding DUF3853 family protein, which codes for MMNLEILRVKLLIQMTGEEFIFLQNNLNNEVPLKNVQPEKKEKHVFGILGIAKLFGCSKSSANRIKKSGIIDEAIIQNGRKIIVDTELALELMKESK
- a CDS encoding site-specific integrase, whose protein sequence is MSTLKTVLHPKKDNNGNTIFRLTIRLTVNRKRSYLQLLQNIAPEHWDAHAEKLNTKHPKHKQLNRLIRKKYGEIEDYILEMDSTNKSYTAIQVMDAIKNNKEKQTFFELAKEHIEDLTKLEKHNRAVSDQSKINRIKEFAKNENLSFEEIDEYFLKKLKIHLAGIGTISERSIMNIYVLIRLLYNNGIRKNLVDQKFYPFGKGKIKIKYPETIKIGLDEMEIRKIKELDLSQYPEISKTRDVFLFSFYLAGIRIGDVLSMKWKDVVDDRVYYKMGKNNKTVSLKTPAQITEILSHYKQDKVSNSDYIFPHFKNVSKKNSEKVLKKDSKKESKKIYTATKTQTKKLNANLKKLGIMAEIDKKITNHIARHSFGNIAGDKVSPQMLQKLYRHTHLSTTIGYQGNFIHKSADDALDSIITF
- a CDS encoding toprim domain-containing protein, with the translated sequence MNCKIAKTIEMNSYIFKQGFRVGKKTTKDVWYYSPFRNNEKTPSFKIDITKNVWYDFAEGVGGTIIDFVMKYNNCSIKEALVILSEDTFLIHQQKKQIKNETNPTYSIKKVTELTNQKLLDYLSNRKINLKFAKKFCFQVHYSFSNGKELYGIGFMNDMGGLEIRNKFFKGCLGKKEITTINNNSDVVSLFESSSDFLSYLTLKKEIPKENFIILNSTSLVKKTIGLLDNYALIKLFFDNDESGNKATDFLLENINSKIIDNRVYYKKHNDLNHYLAHRN
- a CDS encoding relaxase/mobilization nuclease domain-containing protein encodes the protein MITKLQSISFTKNALLYCEKGGEVLTTNKCFGSANDIYNQIKEKEAQNDRCTNKTFHIKIRAAPEDKGKLNNQDWIDIANKYALKIGFQDNMFAVYLHEKNTDKEHVHIVSTRIGDDNLAISNSFTHYKSQDFSRVIEKEYNLRKVGRKLEALKMNQEFMPNNKHTTDLKEAVFSAIDISDSIEDVVFILKNKNIQTKIGRGISFTDAKGVRKKGSEIDRKLSLKGIEKLLSYEEQEKQINKKNRGFKR
- a CDS encoding VapE domain-containing protein; the protein is MDNEELYINNKLIKNTTVYDTIHKYVNGRYEIVLNIITYELLIRYKGSKEWEVLNEKSLMIELTKKKIKFKKFELETYLGSNYIKQINPLKQYFNNLNKWDGVDHIKNLTSYIPTDDNVFFEYHLKKWLVRSIKTALEENFYNKQCLVFLQEKQNSGKSSLCRFICPPELKKHIAENISDDKDGLIQLCKNLLINLDEIDKLSIKYINAYKSMFSKTHINIRLPYAKNNSHQTRNCSFIGSTNLINFLRDETGNVRWVCIELIGQIDFNYSKDIDINKVWEQAFHLAYKDKSFNCDLTVNDIKENEKRNENYKHTTIEEELINQLFEKSDNKDDFMTTTTITMIIKKEYSSVSHITIGKILRKLNFKRVNSRTTGVKGYLIQLRKK